From a region of the Xyrauchen texanus isolate HMW12.3.18 chromosome 39, RBS_HiC_50CHRs, whole genome shotgun sequence genome:
- the dnajc14 gene encoding dnaJ homolog subfamily C member 14, translating into MEDDVAVHWDTVEESPGCGQPTVSLVSPLEENDGHVTVTQEPDGEHEALEGFNCEFHNEDYGNMDAEDMLNEENYFKIEDLNDDQEVDEKESTETRERREKNELEEELRINGESRSRIAGTGRKGKSKKSGLGQGDHDHTPFWMSPTSMPQKSFSSSGPSRHKQVRRRNHHLNNHGRVRRKNGMQLVVACRDFLAESVSQWCISCVHMVVDLIISLAHRCGIAVESSGIALYDIGTCMLCKVTDIPGMMQDLQQIQNWSWCSAVALVEGIGRTTLWARRDFLSCLRILCVALCVGSQMIRSVLARLTGERGRKWWIALQSSRVWRKVSDLTVKIHSRLFKRGIMNFSSNPESPNREQEKWQPGEELHRLLALAKVPEEELDPFNVLGVEINATESELKRAYRQLAVQVHPDKNKHPGAGEAFKVLRAAWDIVSNPETRREYEMKRVAATELSKSMNEFLTKLQDDLKEAMNTMMCTKCEGKHKRFEIDREPAEARFCAECNKWHSAEEGDLWAESSMLGLRITYFAFMDSKVYDITEWAGCQRIGISPDTHRVPYHISFGSKGSSGPSHHRSASDHAAAGGPPADLQDFFNRFFQGGAHSDAPANGGFFPAGTPPPPHHSSGAPAGTTGMFSGSPPQTGFFSPGGQRGDPSEHWTEEGKPPRRRKKVRKPFQR; encoded by the exons ATGGAAGATGATGTGGCTGTACATTGGGATACAGTGGAGGAAAGCCCGGGCTGTGGGCAGCCCACTGTTTCTTTAGTCAGTCCATTAGAAGAAAATGATGGTCACGTGACTGTGACTCAAGAGCCTGATGGTGAACACGAGGCATTGGAAGGTTTTAACTGTGAATTCCATAATGAAGACTATGGAAATATGGATGCAGAAGATATGCTAAATgaagaaaactattttaaaattgaaGATCTGAATGATGATCAAGAGGTTGATGAAAAAGAAAGTACAGAGACACGTGAAAGACGTGAGAAAAATGAATTGGAGGAGGAGTTACGGATCAATGGAGAGTCCAGATCCCGGATTGCTGGAACCGGGAGGAAAGGAAAGTCCAAGAAAAGTGGATTGGGGCAAGGTGATCATGATCATACACCTTTCTGGATGTCTCCAACATCCATGCCGCAAAAATCCTTTTCATCTTCTGGACCCAGTAGGCACAAGCAGGTGAGGCGACGGAACCACCATCTTAACAATCATGGCCGTGTACGTCGGAAGAATGGAATGCAGCTGGTTGTGGCGTGTCGAGATTTCCTGGCGGAATCCGTTAGTCAATGGTGCATTTCCTGTGTCCATATGGTGGTAGACCTCATAATTTCTCTGGCGCACCGGTGCGGGATTGCTGTTGAATCATCAGGAATTGCGCTCTATGACATTGGAACATGCATGCTGTGCAAGGTCACTGATATTCCAGGCATGATGCAAGATTTGCAGCAAATCCAGAACTGGAGCTGGTGCTCAGCTGTGGCTTTAGTAGAGGGCATTGGCAGGACTACACTTTGGGCTAGACGTGACTTTCTGTCTTGTCTAAGGATTCTCTGTGTTGCACTGTGTGTCGGCTCTCAGATGATCAGGAGTGTTTTGGCGCGTCTGACAGGAGAGAGAGGCAGGAAGTGGTGGATTGCTCTCCAGAGCAGCAGGGTCTGGAGGAAAGTGTCTGATCTGACAGTGAAAATTCACAGCCGTTTGTTTAAACGAGGCATCATGAATTTCAGTTCAAATCCAGAGTCGCCCAACAGGGAGCAGGAGAAATGGCAGCCTGGTGAAGAGCTGCATAGACTGCTGGCACTGGCCAAG GTCCCTGAAGAGGAGTTGGACCCATTTAATGTACTGGGAGTGGAAATTAATGCTACTGAATCAGAGCTCAAGAGAGCGTACAGACAGCTGGCTGTACAG GTTCATCCAGACAAAAACAAGCACCCGGGTGCTGGCGAGGCCTTCAAGGTTTTAAGGGCAGCTTGGGACATTGTCAGTAACCCAGAGACACGGCGAGAGTATGAAAT GAAGCGGGTGGCAGCGACAGAACTTTCTAAATCCATGAATGAGTTCCTGACTAAACTGCAGGATGATCTGAAAGAAGCCATGAATACTATGATGTGCACTAAATGTGAGGGCAAGCACAA GCGCTTCGAGATAGACCGCGAGCCTGCTGAGGCCCGATTTTGTGCTGAATGTAATAAATGGCACAGtgccgaggagggagacctgtgGGCTGAATCTAGTATGCTGGGACTACGCATCACATACTTCGCCTTCATGGACAGCAAAGTCTATGACATCACTG AGTGGGCAGGCTGTCAGCGGATAGGCATCTCTCCAGACACTCATCGTGTGCCCTATCATATCTCTTTTGGCTCTAAAGGGAGCAGTGGCCCCAGCCACCACAG ATCTGCTTCAGATCATGCAGCTGCTGGAGGTCCACCTGCAGACCTGCAGGACTTCTTCAACCGCTTCTTCCAGGGTGGAGCTCACAGTGACGCGCCTGCTAACGGTGGCTTCTTCCCAGCTGGAACACCACCGCCACCACATCACAGCTCAGGAGCCCCTGCAGGGACTACAGGAATGTTTTCAGGATCTCCTCCACAAACAGGGTTCTTTAGCCCAGGGGGGCAACGGGGTGACCCCAGCGAACACTGGACTGAAGAAGGAAAGCCCCCACGCCGGCGCAAGAAAGTTCGCAAGCCATTTCAGCGCTGA